The following are from one region of the Candidatus Aminicenantes bacterium genome:
- a CDS encoding PfkB family carbohydrate kinase codes for MTEFGLIGTITSDRIVYDDGRSYGMIGGVLYQAAVWCGVGDGVRLFTNCGEALRARVEDLIAPWPGLRRGGLRYVPGPGNQVELRYGESLKEREEVLRSAVPPLDPGPILAGLDGLDALLLAFNSGFDLRLGDWRSIVDKSRCPIWIDIHSLSLAKLVGAHRDYVALPEWRDWVRGAAYLQANRQEVACMVGRPECWAERAEIDVLAAEAFGLGVRAVFVTMGKEGVLVLTPAEIRMIAAPLAAAAVDTTGCGDVFAAVALKALAGGGGAFAAAQAGAALASRAVSVKGLAETFDLARKS; via the coding sequence ATGACCGAATTCGGGCTCATCGGGACCATCACCTCCGACCGCATCGTCTACGACGACGGCCGGTCGTACGGCATGATCGGGGGCGTCCTCTACCAAGCCGCGGTTTGGTGCGGCGTCGGCGACGGCGTCCGCCTGTTTACGAACTGCGGCGAGGCGCTGCGGGCCCGGGTGGAGGATCTAATTGCCCCCTGGCCCGGCCTGCGGCGCGGCGGTCTTCGTTATGTCCCCGGTCCGGGCAACCAGGTCGAGCTCCGCTACGGCGAGTCTCTCAAGGAGCGCGAGGAGGTCCTGCGCTCGGCCGTGCCGCCTCTCGACCCCGGGCCGATCCTGGCCGGGCTCGATGGGCTCGACGCCCTTCTTCTCGCTTTCAATTCGGGGTTCGACCTGCGCCTCGGGGACTGGCGCTCGATCGTCGACAAGTCCCGCTGCCCCATTTGGATCGACATCCATTCCCTGTCCCTGGCCAAGCTCGTCGGGGCGCACCGGGACTATGTCGCCTTGCCCGAATGGCGGGATTGGGTTCGGGGCGCGGCCTACCTCCAGGCCAACCGGCAGGAGGTCGCCTGCATGGTCGGCCGTCCGGAGTGCTGGGCCGAGCGGGCCGAGATCGACGTCCTGGCGGCCGAGGCGTTCGGCTTGGGCGTACGGGCCGTCTTCGTGACCATGGGCAAGGAAGGTGTTTTGGTCCTAACGCCGGCCGAGATCCGGATGATCGCCGCTCCGCTGGCGGCTGCGGCCGTAGATACGACGGGCTGCGGCGACGTCTTTGCCGCCGTGGCGCTCAAGGCCCTGGCTGGGGGGGGGGGCGCCTTCGCGGCGGCCCAAGCGGGTGCGGCGCTCGCCTCGCGGGCGGTCTCGGTCAAAGGCCTCGCCGAGACCTTCGATCTGGCTCGAAAAAGCTAG